The window ACCTTGGTGAAACGTGGGACCGTCTCGGTAATGTGTCTGTCCAGGGAAATCTCGACCCCTGCACGCTCCTGGGAGACCGAGAGACGCTTAGCAAGCGCGCAGGGGAAATTCTCCGCCAGGCGGGCGGGCGCCCTGGCCACATTTTCAACCTCGGGCATGGTGTGTTGCCCATGACCTCCGTGGACAACGTGAAATTTCTTATTGATTTTGTTCATGAGTGGAAGGTGGACGCCTGATGCCAGCTGGCTACGATTCGGTTCTCCTCATCGGTTTCGGCGGGCCAACGAAAGGTTGCTGCCGAAAATATGAAGATTGCCCGGGCGAGGCGTTTTGCTTTGTTAAAAATGTGGTGGGTGATCGTGCTGGCGGCGATGAGCGCATTCAAGAAGTGTCCGAGCACTACAAACATTTCGGCGGCGTCTCCCCATTTAGTTTTTTCTCGCAAAAACAAGCTGGCGCTCTTGAAATGGAGCTTGAACGTTTGGGCCATCAGGTACCCGTTTATGTGGGCTATCGATTCTGGACCCCGTTCGTGAAGGAAGCCCTTGCCGAGATGCACCGCCGGGGGCTGCGGCGAACGCTAGCCATTGCGCTTGCGCCGCATCGCGCCAAGGTGAGCTTTGAGGCCTATCGCAGCGAGGTGGCAGCGGCGAGGGAGGCCCTGGACGGCGAGGCGCCCGAGGTGGATTTCATCGAGACCCCCTGGTTCGATCATCCGGGGTTTGTTGGTGCCACGGCGGGGCGCATCAAGGAACTCGAAGCGCTTATGGGCAAGGAGCGGTACCGCGAGGCGCATCTGATATTTTCGGCGCACTCGATTCCGGTGCCCATGGCAAAGGTTTCGCCCTATGAGGCGCAATTTGTTGGGACAGCCGAAAGAGCTACCGAGGTGCTCGGAAGGGACGGTTTTAGTTTTGGGTATCAGAGCAGTCCGAATGTTCCGCCCGGTACATGGCTTGAGCCCGATGTTCTCGACATGGTGAGTGAGGCGGCGGACCGAGGCGCGAAGGATGTCATCGTGGCCCCCGTGGGATTTATCTGTGATCACGTGGAAGTTCTTTTCGACCTCGACGTTGAGGCCAAAGAGGCGGCCGAGGCGCACGGAATGGGATTCTTCCGCGCGGGTACCGTCGGCTCACACCCCAAGTTTATTTCGATGCTCTCTGAGATTGTCATAGCCCAGATGGCGGGAGAGGGCGCTTGAATCAGGTGTCTGCATCAAAACCTCTGCGACGCGCGGTTGTCCTCGGCGGCGGAATTACCGGTCTTGTCGCCGCCCATCGGTTACGGGAGGGGGCGCGGGAGCGGGGGATTTCTCTTGAGATTACCCTGGCCGAGGCCGGGGGGCGTTTTGGCGGCTCCATCCAGACGGCTCGCGAGGCGGGTTTTGTCATGGAGCGGGGGCCCGACTGTTTTCTCTCAACCAAACCCGAGGGCCTTGCTCTGTGCCGCGAGTTGGGACTCGAAGGCAATCTTGCGGGTACTAAATCTGCTCATCGGCGTAGTTTTATTCTGAGAAATGGGCGGCTTGTACCTGTGCCCGAGGGGTTCTATCTCCTCGCGCCCTCCTCGATGCTCCCCTTCATCACCACCCCGATTTTCAGCCCGCTCGGCAAGCTCCGGATGGCGATGGATTTTTTCATTCCCGCCAGAAAAGAAACAGGCGATGAAACACTGGCGAGTTTTGTGCGCCGCCGCTTCGGCCAGCAAGCCCTTGAGCGAATGGCGCAGCCCATGATTGCCGGAATCTATTCAGCTGATCCAGAAGAATTGAGCCTTGAGGCGACGATGCCCCAGTTTCTAGAAATGGAGCGCACGCACGGCAGCGTCATTCGGGCCTTGAGAAAGCGGATGCGCGGCATGGCGGCGAGCAGTCAAAAAAGCTCGACCAGCGGCCCGCGCTACGGGCTTTTCCTGACCCTGGATACAGGGATGGAATCGATGGTAGATGCCCTGCTTGAGCGCATTCCCGCTGAATCTCTTCGATCAAATGCGCGGGCCACCTCTCTGCGCCCAGAGGGCGAGCGCTGGCGAGTCGGCTTCGAGGACGAGGGAGAGATTGAGGCTGATGCTGTGTGTCTTGCGCTGCCGGCTGGCTCTACACAAAAGTTGGTGAAGGACCTGTCTCGGGGGTTGGCGGATCGTTTGAGTGAGATTCCCGCCGGCTCGGTTGTGACCCTGAACCTCGCGTTTGATCGCGGGCAGGTGGCGCATCCCCTCGATGGGATGGGTTTTGTTGTTCCTGAAATTGAGAGCCGAATTCTCCTGGCCTGCTCTTTTTCTAGTTCGAAGTTCGAGGGACGGGCGCCCGATGGCAAGGTGCTCCTGCGCGCCTTCGTGGGCGGGGCGCAGGGGAAAATGGCCTTTGATTTATCGGACGATGAAATGATTGAGCGCGTGATGGCAGAACTTGGGCCGCTTCTTGGTATTCGAGGGGCGCCCGAGGCGGCTGTTCTTACGCGCTATCCGGGGGCAATGGCCCAGTACCGCCTCGGCCATATCGAGCGTGTAAGCGCTATTGAGGACGAAATGAAAAAGCTGCCCGGCCTCGCCGTAGCGGGCAGCGCCTATCGCGGAGTGGGTATCCCTGACTGCGCTGCGGGCGCGGGAGAGGCCGCAACGCTCCTGCTTGACCGTATCGCCTCTTTATCGAATTAATTTTTTCCAAGAATAAATCAGCGCCCTGTGGATTATTCCGGCTTCATGAGGGCCGCGTTGACCTCGGCGCGGCTAAGGGAGCTGGCTGTCGCATGGTCGCTCCGGTAGGTGTTCGAAGCTGTTTTATCCGAGCCCGGTCGTTGTGGCCGGTAGGTGCAGTAGGATTCGCTGGCGAGAAAGTTTCCCGTAATGGCCCAGGCCCTTGACCGCGAGCCGCCGCACACATCGTTGTAGTCGCAGTAGCCGCATTTATTCTCGTAGCCCTCGGGGCGCCTTAAGGCACGGAACATTTCATGGTTGCGGTAGATGTCCACGAGTGAGGCGTTTTTCACGTTGCCAGCCGAGACAGGCAAAAATCCGCTTGGCATGACCTCGCCGAGGTGGCTGACAAACACAAAACCCCTTCCGTCGTTCACGCCTTTGGAGGCGCGCCCGGCAGTGGTGTGGGCGCTACCACCTTGTCCGCCTGTCGCATTGAAGCCCGGGGCTGAGGCAAGAGGGGCGCTGCCGTTCTGGTGAACTCCCTCGATGCGATCCATCGCTGTGCGCTGCATCATTACCCGTCGGTAGTGCTGGGCGGCGGTGGTCTTGATGTCAAAGGGCATCTCGCGGCTCAAATCGTATAGTTCGTGAAAAACTTCTTCGTGCCCCTTGGGCGAGATCATGAGATGGCGTCCGCCTCTCCCCACGGGTACGAGGAAGAACACGCTCCAAAGGGTGATGCTCTCCTCTGCGAGAATTGCGGCGATATCGCGCACCCTGTCCTTGTTGAAGTGGGTGACGGTGGTGTTTACCTGAACCTCAAGGCCGATTTCGTGAGCGAATCGAATAGAATTCATCGTCCACTCGAAGCTTCCCTCGACGCCCCGAAATTTATCGTGGCTCTCCTTATCGTGGCCATCGAGGCTGACGGCGAGCCGGACGAGGCCTGAGTCTTTCATGCGTTTGATGATGGCGCGCGTCATTTTTTCGGTGCCAGCCGGGGTCATTGTCATGCGAAGACCAATTTCAGCGCCGTGCCGGATGATTTCGAAGATGTCGGGCCGCTCAAGCGGATCGCCGCCCGTGATGACGAACAGGACGGGCCCGAATCGGCGAGTTTCATCGAGAAGGGCGAAGGCCTCCTCGGTAGTCAACTCGCCGATGTTGCGGCCTGGGCAAGCCTCGGCCCGGCAGTGCAGGCAGGCGAGGGAGCAGGCCTGCGTCACCTCCCAGATTACGATAAACGGGGAGCGATCAAAGTCGATTTTGAGGAAATCTGGTTTTCGAGACACCAAGGTATTCATTGTCGGGGTTTCGGCCGGAAAAGTCATCGAATCGCTTTTCTCCCGAACATCCTAACTGGGGGGAATTGTCCGCGAATGCCGTTAATTTGATAATAAGGGCAGGGGCGAAAATCCTTGTTGCAAAACTCTTGGATGGTGTTCGAATGCCGCTTGGTGAGGTTTACATATTCGGTATCGAAGCAGAGAATGCTTCCCTCCGGGGATTTTTCGATAAATGGACAATTATCAAATAGATACATTGTAATTTCCTCTTGGGCTGCTCGCTGAGGGAAAGGCGAAATCTTAATTAAGGACAATATAGTCCTGTATTAGTGATTTTGCAACAGATTAGGCCCTGGAAGTTTGCGTTGTCTATTTTTCACCGATAAATAGATTAGCGCAGAGGTTGTAAAACGTTGTTTTTCGTGTGATTTTTAGTCTCCCGCTCCCGCGGGGGGGATACGTGAAATATTTTCAGTGGGGTCTGAGTAAAGTGTCGGGAGAGTTTTGATCGTATAAGCGGGGTGTTGTGGTTGGTTTGTATCGGATTTTTTTGACCTGGAGAGACTAAATATCGTGTTTGATGACTTTGAGCAGCGTGACGATTATCAGGATATTGAGGAGCAGAAAAAAATACTGGAGAAAATGCGCGTCCTCAAAAAACCGTTTGTGGGAATTGTTTCGGGGTATCACGACTTGGGGTATCGCGTTTTGGGGCCCGAGATGAAAGATGGCGCCGGCTCGGTCCAGATATCGGGAAGGCTATTTGTTAGCCCAAAGCTCGTCTGGACCCCCGCCGATATGGAAAAGACATTTGGCGATATGTTTGAGGACACCGAGATGATGGATTCGAATCTTGTTGGCCGGGTGTTCGCTTTTCCCAAAAGGGTGTCGGGTAACTATAAGGTTGAATCCGAGCATCTTAAGGTGACGCAGCACGAGTGGAGCCCGGATCTTTTAATCGAAAAGGTCATGGAAGAATTAATGAGTAAAGAGATCACGGACACTGCGGTTATCAGCACTCCCAATGTACGTTTCTATCCGTTGGCGATTCAAAGATTTATTCACGAGATTCTTAACGAAGAGTTTTCTTAATTCCCCCCTTTGAGGAGGTGGAAATGCAGCCACTGTCCGAAAAGGAGAATTTGTTTTCGATTTCTGCCGCCTGGGCGGCATTGTCACGCTTTTCGGGTGCCGGTCGATTTGGCTCCGAGCAGGGACAATCCCTCGTAGAGTACGTATTAATCCTATCGCTGGTTTCTATTGTGGTCGTGGCGGCACTGGGCCTTCTGGGGACTGCCGTTGTCGATCTGGTCGATTCGGTGGTTGATTTGTTTAGTTAAGATACTTCAAGTGTTTGGCGTTTTTCTTGTACTTTTTGTCGGCTAGAAATAGCCACATGTCTACTTGAATTCAAACAAACAAAGCCTAATTTAATTGTAGTCTTGCTCACAGTTAATATGTGGTTCAAATCACCTACTTTATTACACTTAGTTATTTGAAAAGGTGTAGATTAATAGGTGTAAGAGGGGTAGCCAAAATGCATGCCCTTTGGAGACAGCCAGGTGATTCACTATAGAAGGACTTTGAAAAAGTCATGACCAGGCAAAAGACGAAGATGGATAGAGTAATTTCGATGATTCACAGATGGCGCGGGGAACGTGGCCAGGCGGTTGTCGAATTCGCGCTTCTTGCGCCCATTCTGATTGTCTTGGTGATGGGTGTGCTAGACATGGCGCGTGCCTATAGCGTGCTACAGGTGGTGACAAATGCTGCACGCGAGGGCGCGCGGCAGGGAATACTCCCAGATAGCACCGACGCCCTGGTGACGACGACGGTGGAGACTTTCCTCACTGCAGCGGGGCAAGCAGGTTGTACGACGATTGGCGTGAATGTTGGTTCTGCCGCCAGCGCGGGCGACAGTACGGCGGTGACGGTTTCTTGTGATTTCGAGGCTTTGACGGGAACGCTGATACCCGGCTGGGAGGGCACTTTTGCACTTGCCCAGACGGCGACGATGCGGCACGAATAAGTGGTGATAGGATAATTACAAAAATAATGGAGGGTAATTTTGTGATTTTTAATAAAACATCTTGCAGGACTTTTTTGGCAAGTGTTCGCAAAATATTCAAGGAGACGAATGGGCAGGCACTTATCGTCGCGGCGCTTGCGCTTCCCGTTATCGGCGGCGCTGCCGCACTGGCGGTAGATGTGGGCCATGCCTATGTGGCCAAAACATCGATTCAGACAGCTGTGGACGCCGGAGCACGTGCAGGCGCTGCGATTCTGGCAGATGGTGGCTCGCAGGCCGACGCTACGACCGCCGCCACGACATTTGCCAACGCGAATCTCGATACGGCTGTCTATCTTGCCAATGCGGTGCCCGCTGTTTCGTTTCCCACCTCGACCTCAATATCGGTTTCGGTTGAGCACGACGTGTCGTTTTATTTCGCGCCGCTTGTGGGTATCGATTCGACATCCGTGAGCGCTAGTGCCACGGCAACACTTGCCAGTGTTTCTGGTGTCGGTGCTAATTCGCTAGTTCCCCTGGCAATCTACTGCAACAACGATACAGGCTGCGCCGGTGTGTTGAGCGTGGGGCAGAATTATTCTCTTCAACGTTATTGTGGGAATTTTTTCAAAGATGGGGCGACGGGAAGCTCGTGCGGCAATACCATCTCTGATGGTGAGGTTTTCCTCGTGGGCATCACGTTTGACAACAACAACAGCAACGCCGCTTTTCGCTCTGCTGTTGAGGACGGTTATTCGGATTCAGTTTCCCTCGGACAGGAGGCGCGGGCACTGCCCGGCAATCGAAACGGTTGGCGTAGCGGGATGACGAACCGGCTGAGCGATGGAAGAAACGAGGCGTATGTCCCCATAATTTCCGGGCTGGACCCAACGACGGGTACCTACAACATTCAAATAGCCGATTTTGTGAAGGTGGATATCTCCAGTTTCGTTGAAGACGGCAGCACCGACACAACAACGCTTCAGATTACGCAGGGCGCGGTTTCCACCACGGATTTCGCGGACTCAGGCGAGGGATTGGACATCAACTCGGTCGTCGGCGTTCGTTTGTCGAACTAAGCCGAAAGTTGGCCCATCGGGTAATGTAGCAGGGGCCCCCAGTCTAGCGGTTTTTAACAAGACGGCCGATAAGCCACCTGTTTCGGGCGATAAGCCAGTAAAGAATTTCCACCGCATACACAAAAGGCGCCGCTGACATAACAGCGGCGCTTTTTTTCCATCCAAGCAGCGATAAAATTTCGAGAAAGGCTTGCCCAGCCGAAACCGGGCTCTGGCCCGGCGAAATGAGTTGAATGGCGCGCTGGCATTGCTCCCGTAGTGCTTTGCTCATCGGGGGGATGGGAACTTCTTGGTAGGGCACTGGGAGAATCAGGCCCCTTTTATCCAAACGCAACAGCCATTCAATGCAGTTTTTACAAAAAGCGCATTCCCCGTCCCAGAGCAGGATGGCCCGCCCCTCAAGATCATTCATCACCAGGGGACTGTGGTAAT of the Nitrospinaceae bacterium genome contains:
- the hemH gene encoding ferrochelatase, encoding MPAGYDSVLLIGFGGPTKGCCRKYEDCPGEAFCFVKNVVGDRAGGDERIQEVSEHYKHFGGVSPFSFFSQKQAGALEMELERLGHQVPVYVGYRFWTPFVKEALAEMHRRGLRRTLAIALAPHRAKVSFEAYRSEVAAAREALDGEAPEVDFIETPWFDHPGFVGATAGRIKELEALMGKERYREAHLIFSAHSIPVPMAKVSPYEAQFVGTAERATEVLGRDGFSFGYQSSPNVPPGTWLEPDVLDMVSEAADRGAKDVIVAPVGFICDHVEVLFDLDVEAKEAAEAHGMGFFRAGTVGSHPKFISMLSEIVIAQMAGEGA
- the hemG gene encoding protoporphyrinogen oxidase, which gives rise to MNQVSASKPLRRAVVLGGGITGLVAAHRLREGARERGISLEITLAEAGGRFGGSIQTAREAGFVMERGPDCFLSTKPEGLALCRELGLEGNLAGTKSAHRRSFILRNGRLVPVPEGFYLLAPSSMLPFITTPIFSPLGKLRMAMDFFIPARKETGDETLASFVRRRFGQQALERMAQPMIAGIYSADPEELSLEATMPQFLEMERTHGSVIRALRKRMRGMAASSQKSSTSGPRYGLFLTLDTGMESMVDALLERIPAESLRSNARATSLRPEGERWRVGFEDEGEIEADAVCLALPAGSTQKLVKDLSRGLADRLSEIPAGSVVTLNLAFDRGQVAHPLDGMGFVVPEIESRILLACSFSSSKFEGRAPDGKVLLRAFVGGAQGKMAFDLSDDEMIERVMAELGPLLGIRGAPEAAVLTRYPGAMAQYRLGHIERVSAIEDEMKKLPGLAVAGSAYRGVGIPDCAAGAGEAATLLLDRIASLSN
- a CDS encoding TIGR04053 family radical SAM/SPASM domain-containing protein is translated as MNTLVSRKPDFLKIDFDRSPFIVIWEVTQACSLACLHCRAEACPGRNIGELTTEEAFALLDETRRFGPVLFVITGGDPLERPDIFEIIRHGAEIGLRMTMTPAGTEKMTRAIIKRMKDSGLVRLAVSLDGHDKESHDKFRGVEGSFEWTMNSIRFAHEIGLEVQVNTTVTHFNKDRVRDIAAILAEESITLWSVFFLVPVGRGGRHLMISPKGHEEVFHELYDLSREMPFDIKTTAAQHYRRVMMQRTAMDRIEGVHQNGSAPLASAPGFNATGGQGGSAHTTAGRASKGVNDGRGFVFVSHLGEVMPSGFLPVSAGNVKNASLVDIYRNHEMFRALRRPEGYENKCGYCDYNDVCGGSRSRAWAITGNFLASESYCTYRPQRPGSDKTASNTYRSDHATASSLSRAEVNAALMKPE
- a CDS encoding Flp family type IVb pilin gives rise to the protein MSRFSGAGRFGSEQGQSLVEYVLILSLVSIVVVAALGLLGTAVVDLVDSVVDLFS
- a CDS encoding pilus assembly protein — its product is MTRQKTKMDRVISMIHRWRGERGQAVVEFALLAPILIVLVMGVLDMARAYSVLQVVTNAAREGARQGILPDSTDALVTTTVETFLTAAGQAGCTTIGVNVGSAASAGDSTAVTVSCDFEALTGTLIPGWEGTFALAQTATMRHE
- a CDS encoding Tad domain-containing protein; this encodes MASVRKIFKETNGQALIVAALALPVIGGAAALAVDVGHAYVAKTSIQTAVDAGARAGAAILADGGSQADATTAATTFANANLDTAVYLANAVPAVSFPTSTSISVSVEHDVSFYFAPLVGIDSTSVSASATATLASVSGVGANSLVPLAIYCNNDTGCAGVLSVGQNYSLQRYCGNFFKDGATGSSCGNTISDGEVFLVGITFDNNNSNAAFRSAVEDGYSDSVSLGQEARALPGNRNGWRSGMTNRLSDGRNEAYVPIISGLDPTTGTYNIQIADFVKVDISSFVEDGSTDTTTLQITQGAVSTTDFADSGEGLDINSVVGVRLSN
- a CDS encoding DUF393 domain-containing protein, whose protein sequence is MPANNYHSPLVMNDLEGRAILLWDGECAFCKNCIEWLLRLDKRGLILPVPYQEVPIPPMSKALREQCQRAIQLISPGQSPVSAGQAFLEILSLLGWKKSAAVMSAAPFVYAVEILYWLIARNRWLIGRLVKNR